The Mesoterricola silvestris sequence GGCTCCAGTTCCTTCATGCGGATCATCTGCACCGTGGTCTTCGTGTTCAGGGGCCAGAGGGCGCCGCGGATGACCAGGGTCAGCAGGACGATGGACCAGCCCCAGTTGGGAACCAGCTGATGGATGCCGCGGAGGATGAGGAAGAGCAGCTGGGCCACCAGGCCGAAGAAGCCGAAGTCCATGACCTTCTGGAAGATCTTGCCGTCCGCCACGTGGCCGGGGGCGTGGAAGGCACCCAGGGCCTCGGCCTGCTTGGGGCCCAGGTAGAGCCGGGCGGAGGCATTGCCCGACGCGTCGGGGAGGAGGTTGTAGCCCTGGGCCACGTCCCGGACGGTGGGGGCGGACGCGTCCCAGATGGCCGCGAAGTACCAGGCGCGCTGGCTCTTGGAGGCCAGATCCACGCCCGCGTCCAGGCCCACCTTGGCGGAGGCGGGGGGAAGCACCTTGCGCTTGGCGCCCACGAAACTGAAGAAGGGATCCTTCAGCATGTCCGCCCAGGCCACGTCCTTGACGCCCTTGGCATCGAGGGTGAAGACCCGGCCCAGCCCATGCACGTTCAACAGATTGGAAGGCATCGGAACAAGGTTCAGCCCGGCGCCCCGGGGGCTGGACCACTGCATCTCCACCACATGGCCCGTGTCGGGCACCCGGTAGGTGAGCCTGTCCCCCTGGGCGGACGTGAAGACGACGTTCCGGCCGCCCTCGACGGCGGTCACGGCGGGATCGCCCTCGAAGCGGCTCTGGAGGGCGCTGCCCAGCCCCGGGAAGTCCAGGGACACCTCGCGGCCCTCCTTGTCCTTGCGGGCCTGGGGCAGGAAGGGGGTCCCGTCCTTCCATTCGATCTGCACCAGGGCGCCGTCCTGCTTGCGCCAGGTGAGGCCGAGGGTCGCGGTCTTAAGGGTGAAGCGGGCCTGGGGATCCACGGCGCCCTGCGCCACGGGGAGCGCGGCGGGAGCGGCCGGCGCGGCCGTGGCGGCGGGCTTCTCCTCCTGGGCCATGCGCACCGCCGGGGGCACCGGCTTGGGAGGATAGAACTTGTTCATGGCGTAGTTGTAGCCCACCAGCATGAGAATGCTGGCGACGACGAAGATCACCATATTCCGGTTGTTCATCGGGATTCCCAACGGCTCAGGGCCAGACGGAGCTGGCCAACGATTTCCAGGTACGAGAATGGGCAGCCCTTCTTGGCGCTGCGTGCGGGACGGACCCACACGACGCCGAGGCTGCCACCTAGCGCAGGTTGTTCACGAAGCACGTGCAGGAAAGCCATCCGTACCCTGCGGCGGAACCGGTTCCTCTGGACGGCGCGCCCCTGCTTGCGCGAGGCGTTCACCAGAAGCATGGGCTCGACGCCTACGGCCGTGCGCCACACCCGGACATCCAGAGCCTGCTCCTTGCCCAACAGGGGGCGGGGAGCCACTTCGGGAACCGCGTGATCCTGGCGCCGCACGACCCGGTAGGTCCCGGCCACCCTCATGGCACTTAGAGTGCGAGGACGTGCCGGCCCTTGGCGCGCCGGCGCTTGAGCACCAGGCGACCGTTCTTG is a genomic window containing:
- a CDS encoding ribonuclease P protein component gives rise to the protein MRVAGTYRVVRRQDHAVPEVAPRPLLGKEQALDVRVWRTAVGVEPMLLVNASRKQGRAVQRNRFRRRVRMAFLHVLREQPALGGSLGVVWVRPARSAKKGCPFSYLEIVGQLRLALSRWESR
- the yidC gene encoding membrane protein insertase YidC; its protein translation is MNNRNMVIFVVASILMLVGYNYAMNKFYPPKPVPPAVRMAQEEKPAATAAPAAPAALPVAQGAVDPQARFTLKTATLGLTWRKQDGALVQIEWKDGTPFLPQARKDKEGREVSLDFPGLGSALQSRFEGDPAVTAVEGGRNVVFTSAQGDRLTYRVPDTGHVVEMQWSSPRGAGLNLVPMPSNLLNVHGLGRVFTLDAKGVKDVAWADMLKDPFFSFVGAKRKVLPPASAKVGLDAGVDLASKSQRAWYFAAIWDASAPTVRDVAQGYNLLPDASGNASARLYLGPKQAEALGAFHAPGHVADGKIFQKVMDFGFFGLVAQLLFLILRGIHQLVPNWGWSIVLLTLVIRGALWPLNTKTTVQMIRMKELEPHQKALQSKYEKFGNDMAKKAEMQKELMAFYKKNGHNPMGGCLPMVLQMPVFFALWSMLNAVYELRHAPFAFWLKDLSAQDPYYVLPILMGVSMIAQQAMTPSVGDPTQRKMMMVMMPVMFTFFFATTPSGLCLYYLMFNLIGILQTWLVMRSYKPQPVVV